A stretch of Candidatus Palauibacter polyketidifaciens DNA encodes these proteins:
- a CDS encoding glycerophosphodiester phosphodiesterase produces the protein MLPDDLFGPGSPLRVIGHRGAAAFAPENTLPSFEHAVRVGADAVELDLHRSADGRLMVIHDPSLDRLTEGTGPVEERTLDELRAFDAGYRFTTDRGKTFPFRGTGVGIPTLEEVLEVLGDLPVVAEIKSAAAGHELGAWLQRSRNRADRERILVGGFERGEVEPASRHARWHCAYQDELRTYVLLGKVGLGRRFAPAGCAAAMLPERQGALRIVTPRFVRRAHADGMGVFVWTVNRADDMRRLLDWGVDGLVSDSPGRARRILDEREMWGHAGA, from the coding sequence GTGCTGCCCGACGATCTCTTCGGTCCCGGTTCTCCGCTCCGCGTCATCGGCCACCGGGGGGCGGCGGCGTTCGCGCCCGAGAACACGCTCCCTTCCTTCGAGCACGCAGTGCGCGTGGGGGCCGACGCGGTGGAACTCGACCTCCACCGGAGCGCGGACGGCCGCCTCATGGTCATCCACGATCCGAGCCTCGACCGCCTCACCGAGGGGACGGGCCCGGTGGAGGAGCGGACGCTTGACGAACTGCGCGCCTTCGACGCCGGATACCGCTTCACGACGGACCGCGGGAAGACGTTTCCCTTCCGGGGGACGGGCGTCGGCATCCCCACCCTCGAGGAAGTGCTGGAGGTGCTGGGAGACCTGCCGGTCGTGGCGGAGATCAAGTCGGCGGCCGCGGGGCACGAACTCGGCGCGTGGCTGCAGCGGAGCCGGAATCGCGCGGACCGCGAGCGGATCCTGGTCGGCGGCTTCGAGCGCGGAGAAGTGGAGCCCGCGAGCCGGCACGCGCGCTGGCACTGCGCCTACCAGGACGAACTCCGCACGTACGTCCTTCTCGGCAAGGTCGGCCTCGGCCGCCGCTTCGCCCCCGCCGGGTGCGCGGCCGCCATGCTGCCGGAACGGCAGGGCGCGCTGCGCATCGTCACGCCGCGCTTCGTGCGGCGCGCCCACGCCGACGGTATGGGCGTGTTCGTCTGGACCGTGAACCGCGCCGACGACATGCGGCGACTCCTGGACTGGGGCGTGGACGGGCTCGTGAGCGACTCCCCGGGCCGCGCCCGCCGGATCCTGGACGAGCGGGAGATGTGGGGACATGCCGGAGCCTGA
- the dinB gene encoding DNA polymerase IV: MPEPEARPRTILHVDMDAFYAAVEIREDPSLRGKPVIIGSAPRKGRGRGVVSTANYEARRYGIHSAMPISQAWRRCPDGVYVRPRIAFYAEISGRIFDIFRSFTDQVETLSLDEAFLDVTASRRLFGTGPEIAERIRQRIAEEERLTASVGVASNKYVAKVASDLRKPDALVIVPPGTEREFLAPLSVSRLWGAGPKVQARLARLGFKTIGDVARNQPGFLEASLGRKLGRRLHELANGLDVRRVDPRPGRKSLGKEVTFPRDVEDRARVERTLLALCEGVARALRRKGIAGRTVQLKLRWDGFETHTRQRTLERPADMTEVIWPVARELFREADDPRRLVRLVGVSLSGFDHPEGAQLGLLDDVDDDPASSGGESRRRLAKTMDAVADRFGRDALKRAALLDSNERGT, translated from the coding sequence ATGCCGGAGCCTGAAGCGCGGCCGCGGACGATCCTCCACGTGGACATGGATGCTTTCTATGCAGCGGTCGAGATCCGCGAGGACCCGTCGCTGCGCGGGAAGCCGGTCATCATCGGGTCCGCCCCGCGCAAGGGCCGCGGCCGGGGCGTCGTCTCCACGGCAAACTACGAGGCCCGCCGTTACGGGATCCATTCCGCGATGCCCATCTCGCAGGCGTGGCGCCGCTGCCCCGACGGCGTCTACGTGCGCCCGCGCATCGCCTTCTACGCGGAGATCTCGGGGCGGATCTTCGACATCTTCCGCTCCTTCACGGACCAGGTGGAGACGCTCTCGCTCGACGAAGCCTTCCTCGACGTGACCGCGAGCCGTCGGCTGTTCGGCACGGGACCGGAGATCGCGGAGCGGATCCGGCAGCGGATCGCCGAGGAGGAGCGGCTCACGGCCTCCGTCGGCGTCGCCTCGAACAAGTACGTGGCGAAGGTGGCGAGCGACCTCAGGAAGCCGGACGCGCTCGTCATCGTGCCGCCGGGGACCGAACGGGAGTTCCTCGCGCCCCTCTCGGTATCGCGACTCTGGGGGGCGGGGCCGAAGGTGCAGGCTCGTCTGGCGAGACTCGGCTTCAAAACCATTGGGGATGTCGCCCGGAACCAACCCGGGTTTCTTGAGGCTTCCCTGGGCCGGAAGCTGGGGAGGCGCCTCCACGAACTCGCGAACGGCCTCGACGTTCGGAGGGTCGACCCGCGGCCCGGGCGAAAGTCGCTCGGCAAGGAAGTGACCTTCCCGCGGGACGTCGAGGACCGCGCCCGCGTCGAGCGGACGCTGCTCGCCCTCTGCGAGGGGGTCGCGCGGGCGCTGCGCAGGAAGGGGATCGCGGGGCGCACGGTGCAGTTGAAGCTGCGCTGGGACGGCTTCGAGACGCACACGCGCCAGCGGACGCTCGAGCGGCCGGCGGACATGACGGAGGTCATCTGGCCCGTCGCCCGGGAGCTGTTCCGGGAGGCCGACGATCCCCGCCGCCTGGTCCGGCTCGTCGGAGTCAGCCTCTCCGGCTTCGATCATCCCGAGGGCGCGCAACTCGGGCTCCTGGATGACGTCGACGACGACCCCGCGAGCTCCGGCGGCGAGAGCCGGCGCCGGCTGGCGAAGACGATGGACGCCGTGGCGGACCGCTTCGGCCGGGACGCGCTGAAGCGGGCCGCCCTACTCGACTCGAACGAGCGAGGCACATGA
- a CDS encoding PH domain-containing protein codes for MTMQVFPIPPASGRGILWFFIIMMVVLGAVTLMMGWAAWSTRNSRAEVSPAGLKLVGDLWGRTIPLDRLELDGARVVDLRGEPDLVPRRRTMGTALGDYSAGWFRLRSGEKALLYLTDRRRVVYIPTLDGYSLLLSQSDPRRFLDALHDATGDPAGSAAGNSDEATEGE; via the coding sequence ATGACGATGCAGGTATTCCCGATTCCGCCGGCCTCCGGGCGCGGCATCCTCTGGTTCTTCATCATCATGATGGTCGTGCTCGGCGCCGTGACGCTGATGATGGGCTGGGCGGCCTGGTCCACCCGGAACAGCCGGGCCGAAGTCTCGCCCGCGGGGCTGAAGCTGGTGGGAGACCTCTGGGGCCGGACGATCCCCCTCGACCGTCTCGAACTCGACGGGGCCCGCGTCGTCGATCTCCGCGGCGAACCCGACCTCGTCCCGCGCCGGCGCACGATGGGGACGGCGCTCGGAGACTACTCCGCGGGATGGTTCCGGCTCCGCAGCGGAGAGAAGGCGCTCCTCTACCTCACGGACCGGCGACGGGTGGTGTACATTCCCACGCTCGACGGGTACTCGCTCCTCCTTAGCCAGAGCGACCCCCGGCGCTTTCTGGACGCCCTGCACGACGCCACCGGCGACCCGGCCGGCAGCGCGGCCGGCAACAGCGACGAAGCCACCGAAGGAGAGTGA
- a CDS encoding HDIG domain-containing metalloprotein, with translation MLPTRDEALAIVHEYTESPGLRRHMLAVEAAMRAYARKYGEDEDRWGVAGLLHDFDYERWPNHDHAPDSEHPSTGVAILREKGVDEDILETIMAHADYTDVEATTLMSKTLRAVDELTGFITACALVRPTRLAGMKTRSVRKKMKDKAFAAAVSRDEMTGNCAELGEDMGEHIAFVIAAMQLAAEDLGLNGPAAG, from the coding sequence ATGCTCCCCACACGGGATGAAGCGCTCGCGATCGTCCACGAATACACCGAGAGTCCCGGGCTCCGGCGCCACATGCTGGCCGTGGAGGCCGCCATGCGCGCCTACGCGAGAAAGTACGGCGAGGACGAGGATCGCTGGGGCGTGGCGGGACTGCTGCACGACTTCGACTACGAGCGCTGGCCCAACCACGACCACGCGCCCGATTCGGAGCACCCCTCGACCGGGGTCGCCATCCTCCGCGAGAAGGGGGTGGACGAGGACATCCTCGAGACGATCATGGCCCACGCGGACTACACGGATGTCGAGGCGACGACGCTGATGTCGAAGACGCTCCGGGCCGTGGACGAACTCACCGGCTTCATCACCGCCTGCGCCCTGGTGCGGCCGACGCGGCTCGCCGGCATGAAGACCCGGTCCGTAAGGAAGAAGATGAAGGACAAGGCGTTCGCCGCCGCCGTGAGCCGCGACGAAATGACGGGGAATTGCGCGGAACTGGGCGAGGACATGGGCGAGCACATCGCCTTCGTCATCGCCGCCATGCAGCTTGCGGCGGAAGATCTCGGCCTGAACGGCCCGGCCGCGGGCTGA
- a CDS encoding methionine/alanine import family NSS transporter small subunit: MTTTTIVMMILILGFVWGGLAVLASVAWRKEGAKRGGES; encoded by the coding sequence ATGACCACGACGACGATCGTCATGATGATCCTCATCCTCGGATTCGTCTGGGGAGGACTCGCCGTCCTCGCGTCGGTCGCCTGGCGCAAGGAAGGCGCCAAGCGAGGCGGAGAGAGCTAG
- a CDS encoding TonB family protein, whose protein sequence is MRERHRGGRTLLVTLAALAAGSCFLPIPRAMRPPEPVASDSAAARQDSIARAEQAAAARRDSILEAQRESARQDSIARAQREAARQDSIARVAARRDSILAAEREAARRDSLEAARRDSLIAAARRDSIASIEAARAAAAAELAELRESGPVFVAHDEAPRLVWDTEAEAALATTLLPVIRGERLDPNISASIWLLVRTDGRVEATAIQVSSGDGAFDAAAVRAARGLLFAPALRGGRVAPVWVLREISLLMR, encoded by the coding sequence ATGAGGGAGAGGCACCGTGGGGGACGGACCCTCCTGGTGACGCTGGCCGCGCTGGCGGCCGGGTCGTGCTTCCTCCCCATCCCGCGCGCGATGCGCCCGCCCGAACCCGTCGCCTCCGACTCGGCGGCCGCGCGGCAGGATTCGATCGCGAGGGCCGAGCAGGCCGCAGCCGCGCGACGCGACTCCATCCTCGAGGCGCAGCGAGAGTCCGCACGGCAGGATTCGATCGCGAGGGCGCAACGGGAGGCCGCGCGACAGGACTCGATCGCGAGGGTCGCCGCGCGACGCGACTCCATCCTCGCCGCGGAGAGGGAAGCAGCCCGGCGAGACTCGCTGGAGGCGGCCCGGCGCGACTCGCTGATCGCGGCCGCCCGCCGCGACTCCATCGCCAGCATCGAGGCGGCCCGGGCCGCGGCCGCCGCGGAGTTGGCGGAGCTCCGCGAATCGGGCCCCGTCTTCGTCGCCCACGATGAGGCGCCCCGCCTCGTGTGGGACACCGAGGCCGAGGCCGCGCTGGCGACGACGCTGCTGCCCGTGATCCGCGGCGAGAGGCTCGACCCGAACATCTCGGCCTCCATCTGGCTTCTCGTGCGAACCGATGGCAGGGTCGAGGCGACCGCGATCCAGGTCTCTTCCGGCGACGGCGCCTTCGACGCGGCGGCCGTGCGGGCGGCGCGCGGACTGCTCTTCGCCCCCGCCCTCCGCGGTGGGCGTGTGGCACCCGTCTGGGTCCTGCGCGAAATCTCGCTCCTCATGCGGTAG